ACCACCCGGATCATCGATCTGGTGGCGCCCATCGGCAAGGGCCAGCGTGGCCTCATCGTCTCTCCGCCCAAGGCCGGCAAGACGATGGTGCTCCAGTCGATCGCCAACGCGATCACCCGCAACAACCCCGAGTGCCACCTGATGGTCGTCCTGGTCGACGAGCGTCCGGAAGAGGTCACCGACATGCAGCGGTCGGTGAAGGGCGAGGTCATTCACTCGACCTTCGACCGTCCGGCCGAGGACCACACCACGGTGGCCGAGCTCGCCATCGAGCGGGCCAAGCGGCTGGTGGAGCTGGGCCACGACGTCGTCGTGCTGCTCGACTCGATCACCCGTCTGGGCCGGGCCTACAACCTGGCGGCTCCGGCCTCCGGCCGGATCCTGTCCGGCGGTGTCGACTCGACCGCGCTCTACCCGCCGAAGCGCTTCTTCGGCGCCGCCCGCAACATCGAGAACGGCGGCTCGCTGACGATCCTCGCCACGGCGCTGGTGGAGACCGGCTCCAAGATGGACGAGGTCATCTTCGAGGAGTTCAAGGGCACGGGAAACCTGGAGCTCAAGCTCAACCGTTCGCTCGCCGACAAGCGAATCTTCCCCGCGGTGGACGTCGACGCGTCCGGCACCCGTAAGGAAGAGATCCTCATGTCGAAGGACGAGCTGCAGATCACCTGGAAGCTGCGGCGCGTGCTGCACGCCCTGGACATGCAGCAGGCCCTGGAGCTTCTCCTGGAGAAGATGAGGGAGACCAAGTCCAACGCGGAGTTCCTCCTCCAGGTCCAGAAGACGACGGTCAGCTCCGACCGCGACTGACACCACCTGGTTGCACGGCTCGCGCCCCGGCCTCCCGGCCGGGGCGCTCGTCGTCTCCGGGCTCTTGTGCGGACGCCCTCCTCGGGATATTCATACGTCAGGACGCCTGGCTGTCTCGTTCACCGCGTCCTGGGTTCCGGCACGCCCGAACGGCCCGGGACGAGTCCCGGGCGCGCGCCGTGATCACAGCGTGTGGAGCCAGAGGGGGGCGCATGACGGCCGAGACGGCAGTTGGCCGGCCGGTGGCGCGCACGCCACTGCGCCGGCGTGTGCCGCTGGGGCCCAACGGGCCGCTGGGCATGCTCGTCGACCCGATGACCTGGCGTGCCGTGCCGTACATGCTGGCGAGCATGTTCTACGGCATCGCGTGCTTCGCCTTTCTGGCGTCCGCGATCCCGGTCGCGCTCGCCCTGGTGATCGTCTGGGTGGGAGTGCCCCTGCTCGCGCTGACCATGTTCGTCTGGCGCGGTGCGGCGATGCTGGAGCGCAGGCTGCTCCGGCTGGCCTTCGGCGTCAGGATCCGTGATCCCTACCGGCCATCCCAGCGCAAGAACCTGTTCTTGCGCTGGAAGGACGTGCTCGTCGATCCGGCGACCTGGAAAGACCTCCTTTACGTGCTGCTGTTGCTGCCGATCGGGATCGTGGAGTTCGTCGTCTCCATGGTCCTGTGGTGTCTGGCGTTCGGCCTGATCGTCGCGCCCCTGGCCCTGCTGCTCGGCGGCGATCCACTGACGATCACCGATGGTCTGCTGATCGACTCCGTTCCGAAGGCGCTGCTCTGCCTGCCCGTCGGGGTGGGGGTCTTCTTCGTCGCGCTCTACGCGACGCGGGGGATGGCCTGGCTGCACATGCTGCTCGGCGTCGCGCTGCTGAGCACGGGGGAGAAGAGCCTGCTGGCGGCGCGGGCGGCGCACCTGCGGGCCAGTCGCGCGCGCGGGGTCGACGCGGCCGAGGCGGAACGGCGCAGGATCGAGCGCGACCTGCACGACGGCGCCCAGCAGCGGCTGCTCGCCGTCGCCATGGACCTGGGGCGGGCCCAGGCCAAGATGGACTCCGATCCCCAGGCCGCCCGGGAACTCCTCGCCCAGGCCCATGCCGGCACCAAGGCGGCCATCGCCGAACTACGCGATCTCGCGAGAGGCATCCACCCGGCGATCCTCACCGACCGGGGACTGGACGCGGCGCTCTCCTCGCTCGCGGCCAGGGCGCCGATGCGGGTGGATCTGTCGGTGAAGATCACCCACCGTCCTCCGGCCGCCGT
Above is a genomic segment from Streptosporangium album containing:
- a CDS encoding sensor histidine kinase codes for the protein MTAETAVGRPVARTPLRRRVPLGPNGPLGMLVDPMTWRAVPYMLASMFYGIACFAFLASAIPVALALVIVWVGVPLLALTMFVWRGAAMLERRLLRLAFGVRIRDPYRPSQRKNLFLRWKDVLVDPATWKDLLYVLLLLPIGIVEFVVSMVLWCLAFGLIVAPLALLLGGDPLTITDGLLIDSVPKALLCLPVGVGVFFVALYATRGMAWLHMLLGVALLSTGEKSLLAARAAHLRASRARGVDAAEAERRRIERDLHDGAQQRLLAVAMDLGRAQAKMDSDPQAARELLAQAHAGTKAAIAELRDLARGIHPAILTDRGLDAALSSLAARAPMRVDLSVKITHRPPAAVESIAYFIVAESLTNMVKHSEASEAFIRVSRQGQRVVVEVYDNGVGAAVPSAGGGLAGLADRAATIDGTLSVDSPPGGPTLIRAELPCEW